The following are encoded in a window of Francisella tularensis subsp. tularensis genomic DNA:
- a CDS encoding RNA-binding S4 domain-containing protein, whose protein sequence is MSVRLDKWLWATRFYKTRALAKKAIEGGKVHFQGQKTKVSKIVNIGDTYQIQQGYIKKTVIVEALDEVRKSASEAQKLYRETAESIEKREQETILRKTANLISPEKPTKKQRRQIIDFKRND, encoded by the coding sequence ATGAGTGTAAGACTAGATAAATGGTTATGGGCTACTAGATTCTACAAAACTAGAGCTTTAGCAAAAAAAGCTATCGAAGGTGGCAAAGTACACTTTCAAGGACAAAAAACAAAAGTAAGTAAAATTGTAAATATTGGCGATACCTATCAAATTCAACAAGGTTATATAAAAAAGACCGTAATTGTTGAAGCTTTAGATGAAGTTAGAAAGTCTGCTAGTGAAGCACAAAAGCTCTATAGAGAAACAGCTGAAAGTATCGAAAAAAGAGAACAAGAAACAATTCTTAGAAAAACTGCCAATCTAATAAGTCCAGAAAAACCTACAAAAAAACAGCGTAGACAAATAATTGATTTTAAAAGAAATGATTAG